Below is a window of Sceloporus undulatus isolate JIND9_A2432 ecotype Alabama chromosome 9, SceUnd_v1.1, whole genome shotgun sequence DNA.
AGACCAGACGCTTGGTGCAATGGTTGCAGGTCACCTCGATCCTCATGCTGCGCCGGTCGTAGTGCCGGGCCAGGCTTTTCTCCAAGGCGAAGGCGTCCCCGCACTCCAGGCAGCGGTAGCCCAGGGGTGGCAGGGAGAGGCTGGAGTCTGCTGGCGGGGCCAGGTTGGGCTTGTAGGTGGGCAGgaggttcttgctgttcaggATCTTGTTAAAGGCCTCCACCAGGCTGGATTGGCTGCGGGAGATGACCGTCCCAGCAATGGCGGGCAAGGACTTCTGGGGTTGCATCACCACAACCGTGGTGCCGTTGACCTTCTGGTTGGCAGGCGTGGTGACCACCGTCTGCTGCCCCGTTGCCATTCGGGCCTCGGACACTTTGGGGAGGGCCTGGGGGACCAAGCTAATGATATTCTTGGCTACGGCCTTGCTTGGCAGCACCACTGCTTTCTGCTGAGCCACACTGGCGGCCATCAGCATGGCGCTGCTGGCGTTCTGGATGGTGGAGACGGGCAGCACCGTCCCTTTGATCTTGGTCCCATCGCCTAACTGCACACTGACGACTTTGGGCCCCTCAATGACCTTCAAGGGGCTGGCAGCCACCGTTTTCGGGCTGGGGGACTCCATGgcagcctcttccttctccattaCAGGAGGGAGTGCAGATTCCTCACTGATGGTGGTGGGCACCTCCAGAGAATCAGTCTCTGAAAGCGGTTTGGCAGCTCCGGGGTCTGAATCGGAAGAGACCCTCGTTACTGTCCTGGTGATGCTGCCAGTCGAGGTCTTGATGGTCTTGATCCGCACCTTGAGGGGCCGTGAAGAACCAGATGAGGGGGACCCGGTGCTCTCATCTTCattttcctccacctcctcctctacttcctcttcctcctcaccggATGCAGCTGGTGGGCAGCTCTGCAGAGGGTTCTCCGCAGGCTCTTCTTTCAAGGCCCCACCATTATTGGAAGGAGGTTTTGGTGAGGCCAAGGCCCCAGGGCTGGCTTCTGTCAGTGGAGGGCTTTTGAGGAGCTTATTCTGAGGGCTTGAGGGAGAGCGCTTGATTTCAGGGTCGCTGCTGGTGGACCCGCCAAGGTTGGCTTCTGGAGCAGGCCATGGCGCCATGTGAGAATTGTCTGCAGAATAGCAAATGGAGCCCGATTTGGGACGGTCTAATGGACTGGCTCCCCGGCAGGGTGTCTCACAATCAGACTCCTGCTTGATGGCAGGAGGGGGCAGTGGGGGTGGAGGAGAGCCGAGAGGAAGACCCGGTCCACCGGTTGGGCAGGCGTCGAATGGTGGAGGGAAGGCCAGAGCAAGTGGCCCGGTACATTCCCGGACAGGTTCATGGCACTCTAATGGTGGGGCGGCAGAAAGCAcggggggtggggagagggaaGGCACCGAGAGGGTCTTGTCTTTGGGCTTGGACTCGCGTGGCTGGTCGATGAGGTTGGCCTCCCCATTATCGTCCTCCTGAGGGTCAGGGCTAAAGTGTGAGAAGAGATCGATACTTTTGGTCCCCTTCTCTTTCGGTGCCCAGCACTCCCCATTGGCAGGGGGCACTGCTTCCACTGGGTGGACGGGGGAAGCGTGGGGTGCCTCGGGGGCAGCAAACCCATTCTGCAGCAGGCGGGGGCCAACAGCATGGGAGTCCTTGACCCGCCCGTCCACAGGGTCCAGCTGCTCAGGGCAGACTGTGTTCTTCACAATGACGCTGACTGTGGTGATGTCGGCATGTGGAAGGGCATGCTCCGGGACCACTGCCTCGACTGGGATGGGCTTGATGTGGGCTTCTGACTCCTCGTGGCCGGAGTGGATGGCCTCGTTGGTGTCGATGTCCGGAATGTCAAAAGCGGCCAAGAGGTCATCAAAATCCGGGGTCTTCATGTCACCCATGGTGGAGAGTCCAGAAGGATCTAGAGAGCAATGcgggagagaaaagaaatattgtGATATATCCACAGAAGGTGGCTTGC
It encodes the following:
- the ZNF687 gene encoding zinc finger protein 687 isoform X2, which translates into the protein MGDMKTPDFDDLLAAFDIPDIDTNEAIHSGHEESEAHIKPIPVEAVVPEHALPHADITTVSVIVKNTVCPEQLDPVDGRVKDSHAVGPRLLQNGFAAPEAPHASPVHPVEAVPPANGECWAPKEKGTKSIDLFSHFSPDPQEDDNGEANLIDQPRESKPKDKTLSVPSLSPPPVLSAAPPLECHEPVRECTGPLALAFPPPFDACPTGGPGLPLGSPPPPLPPPAIKQESDCETPCRGASPLDRPKSGSICYSADNSHMAPWPAPEANLGGSTSSDPEIKRSPSSPQNKLLKSPPLTEASPGALASPKPPSNNGGALKEEPAENPLQSCPPAASGEEEEEVEEEVEENEDESTGSPSSGSSRPLKVRIKTIKTSTGSITRTVTRVSSDSDPGAAKPLSETDSLEVPTTISEESALPPVMEKEEAAMESPSPKTVAASPLKVIEGPKVVSVQLGDGTKIKGTVLPVSTIQNASSAMLMAASVAQQKAVVLPSKAVAKNIISLVPQALPKVSEARMATGQQTVVTTPANQKVNGTTVVVMQPQKSLPAIAGTVISRSQSSLVEAFNKILNSKNLLPTYKPNLAPPADSSLSLPPLGYRCLECGDAFALEKSLARHYDRRSMRIEVTCNHCTKRLVFFNKCSLLLHAREHKDKGLVMQCSHLVMRPIALDQMIGQPDITPLVSLASLNPSKVATAASAAMMQEAMAAAAAAATTAATTNGGSSQDLPVLPLNGGTESTTTNSCQCLECKEQCKDKAGLAAHFQLITGSTSTVCSSCPMIMPNRCSFSAHQRMHKNRPPHVCPECGGNFLLANFETHLKEACLHFSRRIGYRCPSCSVVFGGVNSIKSHIQTSHCEVFHKCPICPMAFKSAPSAHAHIYTQHPGFSNQQSKMIYKCAMCDTVFTHKPLLSSHFDQHLLNQRVSVFKCPDCPLLFAQKRTMLEHLKNTHQPQKPKEDPVKKMPATPTTPTLTPKQEPAEEPPPPPPPPPTTKTSDSSPSSSSEDEDPPSSPEVRKGKRARFQQRRAGAAGRSRSNGWTCGICHSWFPERDEYVVHMKKVHGKCVKKFPCHLCERSFCSAPSLRRHVRVNHEGIKRVYPCRPQAGNASSPRTKGIPAARSRTAPPRLPRPPRATGNSPTTAASVDTWPPRRLTSRNTFPSTGRAKAPTSAGNVGSASPPRSP